From the genome of Macrobrachium nipponense isolate FS-2020 chromosome 43, ASM1510439v2, whole genome shotgun sequence, one region includes:
- the LOC135213796 gene encoding uncharacterized protein LOC135213796, whose product MPASTQVCDAVEKFTGVSSATTEQHVELRESRQFNDEKHLQILQNWLRSHSPFQETFSGLVSLGTGIIADDLVNCDTAKSIGLKEMHDMDGKKFSTIHLKRKNAVRSISVMRNGLKVREDVVAVKSQQLFSRIICVLKNDDQLANYMTYELAPKPPSLFDDVSMRKGHKAALVTKLKSYGPWKG is encoded by the coding sequence ATGCCAGCAAGTACACAAGTTTGTGATGCTGTGGAGAAATTTACTGGTGTTTCATCTGCAACAACTGAACAGCATGTTGAATTGAGAGAATCACGACAGTTTAATGATGAGAAGCACTTACAAATATTGCAGAACTGGCTACGATCTCACTCTCCATTTCAAGAAACTTTTAGTGGGTTGGTATCCTTGGGAACAGGAATAATTGCTGATGATTTAGTGAACTGTGACACAGCAAAATCAATTGGCTTAAAAGAAATGCATGATATGGATGGCAAGAAGTTCTCAACTATACACTTAAAAAGAAAGAACGCAGTACGGTCAATATCAGTCATGAGGAATGGACTGAAAGTTCGTGAGGATGTTGTTGCAGTGAAATCTCAACAGCTTTTCAGCAGAATAATATGTGTTTTGAAAAATGATGACCAACTTGCTAATTATATGACTTATGAATTGGCCCCTAAACCTCCTTCACTCTTTGACGACGTCTCAATGAGAAAAGGGCACAAAGCAGCCTTAGTGACTAAATTGAAATCATATGGACCTTGGAAGGGTTAG